From Anticarsia gemmatalis isolate Benzon Research Colony breed Stoneville strain chromosome 27, ilAntGemm2 primary, whole genome shotgun sequence, one genomic window encodes:
- the LOC142984350 gene encoding uncharacterized protein LOC142984350 — protein MAHCCSECEFTTNFESALMMHRQLYHEKDTTTAFETEKSKPTTLPTTLDSSYTSTYSVTQLKGGKIPSRSSSATRLFDKLRARLSRSKMLFSHPEETTDNTYQDSSPFETSFEVSSGCTPKMPERGELSRMNAVSPMKVGKETYICHLCPFEADRITVLDRHLLSYHKISLEDLLKLVMAKTKDGLTESPHVPTMFGHKQPYYKVTKEIMEQGEFLIETVSPKIKILKHSATNTDIKWTDMPNLNDNCRMITEELEKFMKNPTERTDKEDFLEKMQTLNECMCRFVDSSNTLKKTLTKEFGSRHSVRVSAEQSLFDLSLGDRDTPREWEKAHSEKMERNRKKRGDNNRGDKKLVAESYYF, from the exons ATGGCTCATTG TTGCTCAGAATGCGAATTCACGACGAACTTCGAGAGCGCTCTCATGATGCACCGTCAGTTATACCACGAGAAGGATACCACTACTGCCTTCGAAACg GAGAAGTCCAAACCAACGACTTTACCAACTACTCTGGATTCGTCGTACACCTCCACGTACTCAGTCACCCAATTGAAAGGAGGAAAGA TTCCAAGCCGCTCATCATCAGCGACGCGTCTATTCGACAAGTTGCGCGCACGGCTCAGTCGCAGCAAGATGCTTTTCTCTCACCCCGAGGAGACCACTGACAACACCTACCAGGATTCTAGTCCTTTT GAGACGTCTTTCGAAGTGTCAAGCGGCTGTACACCGAAAATGCCTGAAAGAGGAGAACTTTCTAGAATGAATGCTGTATCTCCTATGAAAGTAGGCAAGGAGACTTATATCTGTCATTTGTGTCCTTTTGAGGCGGATCG AATAACAGTTCTAGACAGGCATCTGCTTAGTTACCACAAGATAAGCCTGGAAGATCTATTAAAATTAGTCATGGCTAAAACAAAGGACGGCCTGACAGAATCTCCCCACGTGCCTACAATGTTCGGCCACAAACAACCCTACTATAAAGTCACTAAAGAAATAATGGAGCAAGGAGAATTCCTCATAGAGACAGTCTCTCCgaaaatcaaaattttgaaGCACTCGGCCACAAATACAGATATAAAATGGACCGACATGCCGAATTTGAACGACAACTGTCGAATGATTACTGAGGAATTGGAGAAATTCATGAAGAATCCTACAGAAAGGACTGATAAGGAGGACTTTTTGGAGAAAATGCAAACTTTAAACGAATGTATGTGTAGATTCGTGGACTCTTCGAATACGTTAAAGAAGACCCTCACCAAGGAGTTTGGGTCTCGGCATTCTGTACGTGTGAGTGCTGAACAGTCACTCTTTGATTTGAGCTTAGGAGA TCGAGATACGCCCCGCGAATGGGAGAAAGCCCACAGCGAGAAAATGGAGAGGAACAGAAAAAAACGTGGCGATAATAATAG AGGCGATAAGAAATTAGTAGCGGAGAGCTATTACTTTTAA
- the LOC142984351 gene encoding uncharacterized protein LOC142984351 — protein sequence MRFHMITSASPNKKIWIHITTYKPDWTVEMEEKCTKKPIKPNKFVCAICLNSKNNEKNTECNKKINKPCPICLKSCDQCQNTKQKAKVDDLKSNVKNVQTSDTNVSQGLNLLNEVLTVFQNKKVDVNKEKLKSGLFKDAAVSTEDFNKKPHPRLTVSTFHYSIGDNKKQENGKFTVLSSCQPDFIRNRNSIDLIKHKSSSIPQMKMEELKYSLKEKSRSKDAIEEVNRMFATVRKAGKNIENSNRPVVRSGPRVLPVVKNLVRQEMKNVNVESSERISCKCCQTCMSSGDSSMKRECCHEVDDKCVYTMCCHYPNKVKQQSGVICEQCRSLNDEYNCEHGNCDENYCH from the exons atga GATTTCATATGATAACTAGCGCCTCCCCCAATAAAAAGATTTGGATCCACATAACCACATACAAACCGGACTGGACTGTCGAAATGGAAGAGAAATGTACTAAAAAACCAATAAAACCTAACAAATTTGTTTGCGCCATCTGTTTAAATTCaaagaataatgaaaaaaatactgaatgcaataaaaagattaataaaCCTTGCCCTATTTGCTTGAAGAGTTGTGATCAATGTCAAAATACAAAACAGAAAGCAAAGGTAGATGATTTGAAATCGAATGTTAAAAACGTACAAACATCAGACACGAATGTATCGCAAGGGTTAAACCTTTTAAACGAAGTGCTGACCGTATTCCAGAATAAGAAAGTTGATGTGAACAAGGAAAAACTAAAATCAGGCCTTTTCAAAGACGCTGCTGTGTCTACCGAagactttaataaaaaaccTCACCCAAGACTGACTGTCAGTACCTTTCACTACTCTATAGGTGATAATAAAAAGCAAGAAAATGGTAAATTTACAGTCCTAAGTAGCTGTCAACCTGATTTTATAAGAAACAGGAATTCGATTGATTTAATCAAGCATAAATCGTCTTCAATACCACAAATGAAAATGGAAgagttaaaatattctttaaaagaGAAATCTCGATCGAAAGATGCAATTGAAGAAGTGAACAGAATGTTTGCTACTGTCAGAAAAGCTGGTAAAAACATCGAGAATTCTAACCGGCCTGTAGTTAGAAGCGGTCCCAGAGTGTTGCCAGTAGTCAAAAACTTAGTTCGACAGGAAATGAAAAACGTAAATGTTGAAAGCAGTGAGCGTATCAGTTGTAAATGTTGCCAGACTTGCATGTCTAGTGGAGATTCTTCTATGAAGAGGGAGTGTTGCCATGAGGTTGATGATAAATGTGTTTATACTATGTGTTGCCATTATCCTAATAAAGTGAAACAGCAATCTGGGGTAATTTGCGAGCAATGTAGGagtttgaacgacgagtataaTTGTGAACATGGCAACTGTGACGAGAATTATTGtcattga